Part of the Primulina huaijiensis isolate GDHJ02 chromosome 15, ASM1229523v2, whole genome shotgun sequence genome is shown below.
gaaaaaaaaaagttataccCGATCCGAAGAAGAAAATTAAGGCGAAAGACAAAAGGTCCGTTCCAAATCTATGTCCTCAGATAAAGCCAAAAAGATTCCATTCCAATTGTTTTCGTAGTTTGGACTCGTTgatatcaaaatcaaattttctCAGACAAATGATACTCAAATGGGCTTTATTTGTTTGCATATACGATGGTGAGTGATAGACACGTCATTTATACTTGTATAAAACATGAAACAAGACAATAGAACATCATTTCAAATCTAGTTCGACATTGCCCAAGATTGAACACTGGTATTGCAAGAATCGAAGTGTCCATTTATAAATACACAAGTCAACAAAATTAATAGTGTCAAAATATAGAATcgagaaaaaaaggaaaataaaataaataaaagaaaccaATAACGTAAGCAACTAACTCATGGCAAACATATCATCTCTCAAACTGCCGGAACAAGCAATTGATGTTAAAGAAGTTACAGGTTTGAGTTTCATACTCAGAAATAAGCTGGCATCAGTCGTCACTCGCCTCGAGTATCCTTCTTCATCTTTCCCATTTCCATTTCTCTAGTTTGTTGGCCTTCACCGCTCGAACCAGATGGGTATAATCCATATTCACTGGTTGGATTGCTATACTGGTCGCTGCTCCCGTATTCTCCGCTTGCCAGTgccattttcttgaattttttcatatcgTCAATGTACTGTGCAGTGTCATAATCTGAACTTCCATGAGATCCGTATAAAGAGCTGTGTCCGGGTCTGATTCCTTCGTTCAGATCAGACAGGGAAACATCTCCTTCCAATGCCCTTACAACCTGCTCGGAGTCATATTTTTGTTTCGCTATAAATCAGAACATAGTTTGTTTCTGACAGTTTAAATAAGTCACGAAAAACAAGTTGCTCTCATGAACGCcaaatttatggaagtgttcaaCCTGAATGATTTGAATAAGTACTTCCGTCTTTAAAGGAAATCTATTTACCTGACTCATTCTTGGCCGACGTCTTGCTGAATGGCGCACACAAGCAGCAGCACAGGCTACAATGCGAGCCATCTCATTTTGATGGTAATCAATTTGCAACCGTGGATCAACAAGAGCATCAAAGTTTCCGTCGTCAAGTGCTCGAGTGAGCAATGGCCTAGCCTATATCACAAATAATTTATGTATATTACCTGTGAATACAAAACTACCAGTGCTAAAAAATTATCATCCAACGAAAACGAGAATGTAGAAGAAAATGAGCCCATCACAGTTAGGCGACTACTCACCCAGTCTACCAAACTATCATCCATAAAAGATTGACTCGTGTCAACAGGTCGGCGTCCGGTTATCAACTCCAGAAGCATGACTCCGAAGGAGAATACATCAGACTTCTCAGTGAGCTTTCCAGAGGAAGCATAGTCTGGAGCTAAATATCTAGATCATGGTGAATTATGAGAGCAATGGGTATTAGAACCAGAATTGAGAAACAATTATATGCTTCAGACAAGGCAAGTTAACGTTTTCCTGATATGGAACTGGGACACATCATAGGCGACCCCAACTAGATTGGAATCGAAGCTTCTGTGatttgtgaagatgatgaatcaACATGGCACAGTAAAGTATTAAGAAAGCCAAAAGAAGTCAGTCGTACCCAAAAGTTCCCATCACCCGTGTCGAGACATGAGTATTGGCATCAGAAGAAAACTTAGCAAGGCCAAAATCCGCAACCTGAGAAAAGTAGTGGTTAGCTAAGTTTTTTATTTCGTTTGCGATAGGATAAATCTCACATTATTCAACTTAAGCTCTATCAAGATTTTTAACCCCTCCTAGAAAAAGTGGGAATCAAGTTACGAAGATCATTCGTAGAATACAATCATGAAACTCAAATACAATACCTTTGCTTCAAAGTTAAAATCCAAAAGAATATTAGAAGCCTTGATGTCCCTATGTATGATTTTTGGATGACctgaataaaaaaatacatcagTTGAACAATAACTTATTttggccaaaaaaaaaacatgttttccATTTTTCCACATGTTGAATGGTCTAGAAATTCATGAAAGAAAAGCTTACAATCCTCGTGCAGATATGAAAGTCCTTTTGCAGCTCCTAGAGCAATCTTCAATCGCGTGGGCCAATCCATTGTAGGTCTTCCCTTTCCTGAAATACATGGATTAACAAATTCTATAGTggcatgattatttttttatcataaatattaaagtttgaaggAGTAACATTAATATGAAAGCATTGAAGAGTCCTTCACTGATTTTGTTCTCCCTGTTCTACCAGCACAATGTTTTTTCTTCAGCTAATATAGTTCGAAAAGAAGATTTCAAGCCTGAAAAATAACCATGCAAGTGAAATTCCAGATTGTTATTTGGAACAAACTCATAGACGAGCATTCTCTGCGACCCAGTGATGCAGTATCCAACCAACGAAACAAGATGCTTGTGGTGCACTCTGCTGATGATCTCAACTTCGGCCCGGAATTCACGCTCCCCTTGTCCACTTCCAGCCTTTAGCTGCTTTACCGCTACCTCTTTTCCATTTGGAAGGACTCCCCTGTGCACGTAACCGAAACCACCTTGTCCTAGAAGATTGGCTGTCGAGAATCCATCACTTGCCATCAACAATTCTTCATACGTAAATGTACTTTTCGAAAAACCCAAAGCAATTCCAGGtgaaggaggaggaagaggAGTTTCGGGGCCGGAATAATTGGAACCAGAACCTCCACTGCTACTCACGGGAGGAGGAGGGGGTGGTCGAGGTGAAGGGGCACGTACTGGTGAGTGCGGCGGTCTTGATGCACCAACTGACGGTGGGGAAGGTTTAGGAGGGATTTGAACGACATGATCAACAGGTGGGGGGACGTTATACTGGTAATTCTGTACCGGATTACCGTAAGGGTCAGCTGGGAAACAACCAAGAAATTCAGAGTGCGCAACAAACATACTATATCAGCATGATGATGATGAACAAACCATAAAGTCGAAATTTTGATGAGTTCTGGGAATCAAGTGTACAGCTTCTGACCTTATATGATTAATTACAGTTAAGAAAGCAAGCAATTACCTTTGGTGCCAAGTGGTTGCGGTGGAGGTACATAGTAATTATGTTGCGatctcttcctcttcttcttgcAACATAAAAACAGTAGACTCAATACAGCAAGTATCACAACACCTCCTACAGCTATCCCCACAACAAGCCCCGTCGATATCCCCCCACCAGACGATGACGTAGAGGGCGTCTTAGATCTCGGTGTGACACCAGATGGAGCAGGTGGAGAGTCTCTACTAGGATGAGAACCCCTACCAGACGGCGCCGGAGGGGACGGAGGAGACCCAGATAGAGAAGCAGGAGGAGGTGAGTTTGAAGGCAATGGTGGTGTTGGAGAGGACGCCGGCGGCGGAGAGCCAGATGGAGTTGGCGGGGGAGAAGCGAAAGGTTCAGGAGGAGCGGCGGGCGGTGGAGTGGTGGCGTTAGCAGGCGGCGAGGTGGGAGCGGGTGAGGCTCCCGGCGGCACTGAAGACATTTACAAGAAGTATGAATTCCTAAATAGGTAATATTAGATTAAAGAAATCAAATAAAAAGAAGGTAATAATGTGTTGCCGAAACGATGCGGGAGAGATTCTccattttcttttgttgaagcTTTACAGTTCAGTTCTAAGGAAGAAGAAGGTGGCGTGTCTGTCTCTCTGTCGGATTAATCGTTTGGAAGCATACAATCTCActcactctctctctctctctcaagcGCGATTGGAAGCATACAATCTCACTCACTCTCAAGCGCGTGGATTTCAccttacaaatatttttttaaaattataattataaaattagcGTTATGCTTTTTATATGCAGAGTGGtcttttgaataataattaatatgattattaataaatctcatatttttattttgaatatacaaacaacatatataaaaataatcggaaataaaacataattttaattataattataatagtaaaaaaataatgatcTACTTTTGTAGACAGTGTGGCCTTTTGAATAATAATCCGCAAATTTCGGTGGACGTTTGGTGGACGACCTACGTCATGTTTGTTCCAGCGAATTGATTCGTCACcatttatttttccaattttaatatgtttatttatttataataataataataataatttattctttcatttggtttatgcaagAGTCGTGATATACACCACAATACTATAATGTTTTCTAGAATATAAGAAGTAATTATTACTGGAACCTACGAAaacaatttcaagaaaataaaaaatataggtTTATTAATTATGGATAAAAGGATATTGGTTGTGGTTCCCGTCGTAGAAAATAGGAAGCCGGGGTATATCACTTCATTCATATTTGGAAATGAATCGAACATTTCCCATTTTTCTCTGCAGCCTCGAGTTCTGGGATGATGGAGAGTGATGATTAAACGTTGCAGCTGGTAATATTatggttttgatatttgaagataattcttgaatttgttctttgCTCTGCTCACGGttgaaactttgatttttttcgTCTGGCCACCTATTCTTGCTTCTCCCTTTTTCTTACGAGAAAGACGTGATCCTTTCGAGACAACAAGTTCGGACGGAGTTTCTCGAGCTGCATCAAACGCCACAAAATTGTTACTTACAGGATAACTCAAATCTATTAAAcacgtaatataatttttaCGGACAAGTTGATTTGCAGCTTGTATGGTAGAATCACAAAAAAGGGTATAAATGTTGTCGATCTATCTGATAACAATATGAAACAGAACAAGAATCAGAACATAAACCCAATGGTCGCATGATGTCAACCGTTTGTTTATGTTTACACATTGTGCCATCTGGGAAATTAGCCACAATAGAGTCTAAATAGTTCTTCATACAACGTAATTTATGTAACAAGTAAACCATTGTGGTTATGAATCCAACATATTATAGTTAGATGTAATAATCATTTTATTGGTTGTTTTCCATGATAGTGTTATTTACCATTCTTGGTTTCTATCCAGATATATTAAGGATTTTGATGTGGATCTTAAGGTCCTATGGAGACACTATATTGAACTCAATAAGGTCTTTAAATCCCAATGGAGCATGAATACAtgaaatttagaaaatttaGTACAATCTTGATTTACACAAACGGGGTCCTGAATTCCCCACAATGCGTCTTCAGTTTGTTCGGTTCAGAGAGGACAATCTTAATTTTGTACCCATTTGTGTTCAGCTATGATCGATCTTCTATCTGCATTTACCTTCATTTGAATCTTCAAAATCTAGCTGTGCCAATCTCGAGTCTGCGCGCGTAAAGCATAACCATAATCTTTGGTCCTCTTGCCCCACTTCTGATGCAATGGGGAAATGCCATTGGCCCTTCTCTGACTCCTGTCAATTGAATACATCACTTGGAATCAGTCTTAGCATAAATCCTTAAGGGCTTAAAACCAATTTTGAGAATGCATCAAGACAACTCAGACAAAAATGTCTGATTTGATATCTTGTATGTCTGAAGAACCACACTCGCATGCGTACTCATGTTGATAGAGTCTGTGGAGTCTAACAAATCTTATAATACAATATATTCCCAGTTTCTCTGTTAGTTCCCAAGAACAAAAGATTTCTATTCGGCCATGTTTTTCACTTCTTCGATTGAAGAAGGATTTTAGGTCTAGTTATCTTATGGCTTTTGTTCACTTTTCTAGTTTCACATCATTGTTCCTAGCACAAGTCAGAGTATGTCTAAGTCTCTGAGTGCAACTGTGCAAACATCTTTCTTCTGCTACCCTCACATGTATTACTATGGAACAAGGAGGTGGCATGTGAAATATTGGGCCCATTTCATCAAAGTTAAAACGAATCTACAGGGAAAAAAAAGTGGAGACAATCTATATTAACTATTATAATCATGGAATATAAAAGAATACTATTGTAGCTTTCAAGTTTCTCACAGGATCAACAAGCAAACAGAGATCAGCTTATTAATAAACCACATATTGCAgccatataaaatttttaactgACTGACACGTTAGATAGCCCTTGTCCTCCATGTCATCTCTGAAAAGTGGACTCTAGATTATTAAACATCACATATATTCCCGTTCTTTGTTTGGTTTGAAACTAATACAAATAGGGAGAATCAATAGATGGAGGGACATGGTGATCAGAAGCAAAGTATCTCTAATTACAGAAGTACAAAAGAAGCTTACATCATCTGAACTATTTTTCGGTAGTTATATAGTTTAAGTTTCTAGATGCATTCGATACCAGGAAAAATACCAATTGTATGATTGCTGAAGTTGATTAAATAGGCTTCCACCTTTTGCATGTAATAGCTCACCTGATGCCTTTCTTTCCATTTAGGAAAAATATCATTGCCTAGTAGTTGGAACAGGTGATCTCTCGTCTCATCATTAGTGCCACAAGCAAACATTTGAACATTATAATTGCATGCAACCAATACCTGAAATAAACATCAATTTCAAGGGCGACAATATAACCAATCACATGAAGAATGAATGGCATTTTGTTATCAGTGAAAACTATGACGAGCAGCTCATACCAATCATCATTTGATCCAGTCGGAGTAGCAAAGAGAGCATCAGCATTTTTCCACTTCTCAATGAAACTTCTATTGACAGGTTCGTCCATCTTATCCCCAGCAATACGCCTACTATGCAGTATAATCAGTTTCCATTTTCTAGAAGGCAGCATTTGGCAAATTTCATTTGCAACAGTATTGACCTATGGAAGACATAGCCAACCACCACAATTTGTTTACcagataaaaactaaaaaaagaGAGTTACaaacttttcatatttcatCAGCATGACAGCACTTGCCTTTGATGGTTTAAATCTTCTCTGGCTGTATGAGCCAACATTTGCACCATCCACAACGGCTTCAAATGGTCCATTGTAGTCGAGCCAATTCTGCAAGAAGGTGCAGCCTTCACTTTTTTAGACCTTCAGATTACTCTATTTACTGAGTAAAGAAAATGAATGGACTTGCATACTTGAAATTTCTGAGAACTTGAATTTTTCTCTCTATACAAGGCTATGGATGCCACCGATTTTGCAAAATGTTCAGTTTCTTCGGGATCAAGGTCAATAGTTACTAGCCTTTCACCACAGCATTTGCATAAGCCATCAGAACCAACAGAAAACCGGCTGATAGTCCATTTCCCTTTTAtatatttcttgaaatttgagTATATATCCAAATAAATCAAATTGAGAGAAGACAAGTATGCATGGATTAAAGCACCATTCTTATTATAACTATCAGAAAATATATTATACAGATTTTAGATTATGACAAGTGGCTTGCATAAATTAGAAATTACACTAGATTTGGTGGCTGTATAATTTCTGGTAACTATAATTCAGTTGTAGCACACAACACTGTGCCACAAGCTTGAtaggaatttttttatataagggTCCACCAAAAGActtccaatatatatatatctatggAGGAATTAGTTCTTCGATGGGTATTAGTTAGAGGGGTTTTGATATTTcgatataatttgaaaaagtaagATATTTTCTTTCTAAGTTTCAAGATTTTTTCTTTCTAAGTTTCTGATATTTTATTAAgcttttgatgttttttttaaatctgaGAGATATGAGTTTctgtgtatttttattttttactattGTTTCCAATTGTATCCATAAGCATTACTATTTTATTGGGGGAAAAAAACTAGATACGTTTGAAAGCTGTTTGTATACTTTCGAGGCTTTAGGctttcaaaaaattattgtaGACATTCTAGAGACCAAAAAATCCTTTCTTCTTCCAACCTTTCGATCGCCCTCCGTTGTACTGCGGTTTCCAAGTGTGCTTGTTCCCCTCCTTTCTTCTTTATCCTGGTAAGTCTTTGTGAAATAACTCCgttgagaagaaaaaagaaggcCGATTTGATTTCTAGATTACTTAGCATGAAGCTGTTGAGTTCAAGCTGTCATAAAAGATATTGTTCTAACAGCATGATCTAATGACTCATGTTTTGTCATATTAATActatcaatattaatattacTCATGTGTTCAACTGCTGGATAACTTGAATTCACATATGATCATGTGTTTTTTTTAGATGCTGAAATTATTGTTGtgtcattatttttaaattatttgatctGATTTTTGTTCCAATATTcacaattataataatatattatactttCACCAACTATATAAAACTGTATTCTATTTCATCACACTTTCCACCACATAACAACTCCTTAAAATATGACCCATAAATCGTGCGTGAAACAGGTCCAGCAGATTTGGAGAACGGCATTGACTTTTTTGAATGGGAATTCATCGTGCAACATATTCATTTATTAATATGCATATGTCTTCTGTGTATCTTATAAATTAtagtaggttttttgtgagacgatctcatgaatttttatctgtgagaccgatcaactctaccgatattcacaataaaagtaataatcttagcataaaaagtaatatttttttatggatgacctaaataagatatatgtctcacaaaatatgactcgtgagaccgtatcacaaaagtttttgtctataaattatttgaattgagagagagagagagtggtTAGATATATTTGATTTTCGATACAGGCATGAGATCTCAATTCCCATACATGCAATAGGATAGGATCTATTACAATATCATCATGAATACGTAGATCTTTCTTTGCTTTTTTCCTTGTACAATATCGATATATAACATAACTCTAATTATACGAATtttgcgtgtgtgtgtgtgaggagaaatatgataatatttttaaaatatggttcaAATTTATGATTGAGAGTGATCAaattagttataattttttatcaaaaaaaaattatatatcaaaccACTTGAGCTCGAGTTAATTATTAGAAATTCTCCATATGATCttattttaatacaaaaaataaatgtgGTGGGATGGTTGACgacattattttttgttaaggatggagttgaataattaattagatattAACATATTTATGTTTTAATCTCAAAAAGTGATGGAGGTGAGCTGGTAAATATCGTCACTACgtacatctttttttttaaaacaaaaaataaaggtatatttaattatatatttgtgttgtttgtcgtaatattttcaaataacaaGGGTTAATACTGAAATACCTAAGATTTTTTCCTTAAATgtgaatattaaaatatgatgcaatattaattttatatatagtaaataGTAAAATCTTGAAAAGCACGAGcataagataattttttttccccaattCTCAGGAAATTTCCTCTTTAATTATATCAATTACGTAGATCGAGAATTggacttttaaaatattcatgCCTCACTTTTAGAGATCATAAATATTACTTTGACCTTCGTCGCGCCATTATTATTTGTAAATAAATGttgatataaatttaaaaaagttaGAATTTGTTTTGAATCACAATTTTACGTTACATATTtctctaaaatacatatttaaataatattcaatagcatttgttaaaaaaactaaaaataaggagtaagaaatttttttaaaaaaaaaaccgacatata
Proteins encoded:
- the LOC140958965 gene encoding proline-rich receptor-like protein kinase PERK15 isoform X1 — protein: MSSVPPGASPAPTSPPANATTPPPAAPPEPFASPPPTPSGSPPPASSPTPPLPSNSPPPASLSGSPPSPPAPSGRGSHPSRDSPPAPSGVTPRSKTPSTSSSGGGISTGLVVGIAVGGVVILAVLSLLFLCCKKKRKRSQHNYYVPPPQPLGTKADPYGNPVQNYQYNVPPPVDHVVQIPPKPSPPSVGASRPPHSPVRAPSPRPPPPPPVSSSGGSGSNYSGPETPLPPPSPGIALGFSKSTFTYEELLMASDGFSTANLLGQGGFGYVHRGVLPNGKEVAVKQLKAGSGQGEREFRAEVEIISRVHHKHLVSLVGYCITGSQRMLVYEFVPNNNLEFHLHGKGRPTMDWPTRLKIALGAAKGLSYLHEDCHPKIIHRDIKASNILLDFNFEAKVADFGLAKFSSDANTHVSTRVMGTFGYLAPDYASSGKLTEKSDVFSFGVMLLELITGRRPVDTSQSFMDDSLVDWARPLLTRALDDGNFDALVDPRLQIDYHQNEMARIVACAAACVRHSARRRPRMSQVVRALEGDVSLSDLNEGIRPGHSSLYGSHGSSDYDTAQYIDDMKKFKKMALASGEYGSSDQYSNPTSEYGLYPSGSSGEGQQTREMEMGKMKKDTRGE
- the LOC140958965 gene encoding proline-rich receptor-like protein kinase PERK1 isoform X2; its protein translation is MYLHRNHLAPKNYQYNVPPPVDHVVQIPPKPSPPSVGASRPPHSPVRAPSPRPPPPPPVSSSGGSGSNYSGPETPLPPPSPGIALGFSKSTFTYEELLMASDGFSTANLLGQGGFGYVHRGVLPNGKEVAVKQLKAGSGQGEREFRAEVEIISRVHHKHLVSLVGYCITGSQRMLVYEFVPNNNLEFHLHGKGRPTMDWPTRLKIALGAAKGLSYLHEDCHPKIIHRDIKASNILLDFNFEAKVADFGLAKFSSDANTHVSTRVMGTFGYLAPDYASSGKLTEKSDVFSFGVMLLELITGRRPVDTSQSFMDDSLVDWARPLLTRALDDGNFDALVDPRLQIDYHQNEMARIVACAAACVRHSARRRPRMSQVVRALEGDVSLSDLNEGIRPGHSSLYGSHGSSDYDTAQYIDDMKKFKKMALASGEYGSSDQYSNPTSEYGLYPSGSSGEGQQTREMEMGKMKKDTRGE
- the LOC140958791 gene encoding uncharacterized protein, with protein sequence MLMKYEKRIAGDKMDEPVNRSFIEKWKNADALFATPTGSNDDWYELLVIVFTDNKMPFILHVIGYIVALEIDVYFRSQRRANGISPLHQKWGKRTKDYGYALRAQTRDWHS